From the Roseiconus lacunae genome, one window contains:
- a CDS encoding methionine-R-sulfoxide reductase yields MKIGQSIRSHGIAVACGVLATAGLVGCDNPGVTSTPDDIEISETSGTVKVAAEKADKKDASETDSDQADSKDNKDSKMSEKEKEDSVDQKVKFVFDYNSLNAKAAYVILRKGTEPPGPGGYTMTKDAGTYICRQCNAALYKSEAKFESHCGWPSFDDEIDGAVKRQTDADGYRVEIICNNCGGHLGHVFEGENFTEKNTRHCVNSISMKFIPKGKPIPPKLVVDKQAAKEANQKRTATKSEPVQQDKD; encoded by the coding sequence ATGAAGATTGGACAATCAATACGAAGTCACGGCATCGCGGTCGCCTGCGGTGTACTCGCCACGGCTGGCCTGGTCGGATGCGACAATCCGGGCGTGACATCGACGCCTGACGACATCGAAATTTCCGAGACTTCCGGAACCGTCAAAGTTGCGGCAGAAAAAGCCGACAAAAAAGACGCGTCCGAAACCGATTCCGATCAAGCAGATTCCAAAGACAACAAGGATTCGAAGATGAGCGAAAAAGAGAAGGAAGATTCTGTCGATCAGAAAGTGAAGTTCGTCTTCGATTACAATTCGCTCAATGCCAAAGCCGCCTACGTGATTCTACGCAAAGGTACCGAACCGCCGGGACCTGGCGGCTACACGATGACCAAAGACGCCGGAACCTACATCTGCCGGCAGTGCAATGCGGCGCTCTACAAAAGCGAAGCAAAGTTTGAAAGTCACTGCGGATGGCCCAGCTTTGATGACGAAATCGACGGCGCGGTCAAACGCCAAACGGACGCCGATGGCTACCGCGTTGAAATCATCTGCAACAACTGTGGCGGTCACCTCGGTCACGTCTTCGAAGGCGAAAACTTTACCGAAAAGAACACCCGCCATTGTGTGAATTCGATTTCGATGAAGTTCATTCCCAAAGGCAAGCCGATTCCGCCTAAATTGGTCGTCGATAAACAGGCCGCGAAAGAAGCGAATCAGAAGCGCACCGCGACCAAGTCCGAACCTGTTCAACAGGACAAAGACTAA